The Elusimicrobiota bacterium genome segment AGCTCCTCAAGAACATCCAGGAGCGGTTGGCCGCGATCGCGAGCGTCGAGCAGCAGCCCCTGACGGACCGCAACCGGCTGTTCATGACGCTGACGCCGAAGCACTGAGCATCCCCGAGGGAAGGTCATCACCATGCCGAAGATCAAGAGCCACAGCGGCGCCAAGAAGCGCTTTCTCAAGACGGCGAGCGGGAAGTGGAAGTTCAAGCGCGCCGGCTCGCGCCACATCCTCACGCCCAACCCGTCCTCGCACGGCCGATTCCTGCGCAAGGACGGCTATCTGAACGAAGTCGACGGCGAGAAGATCCGCAAGCTTCTCCCCTACGCCTAGGACAACATGAGAATCAAATCCGGCGTCACCACCCGCAAGCACAAGAAGAAGTTCCTGAAGATCGCGAAGGGCTATTACTCCAACAAGAAGAACCGCTGGAGGATGGTCAAGCAGCAGGTCGAGAAGTCCCTCGACCACGCGTACACGGGCCGCAAGGACCGCAAGGGCGAGTACCGCTCCCTGTGGATCACCCGCATCAACGCGGCCTGCCGCGACGAAGGGACCACCTACGGACGCTTCATCCAGGGCCTCAAGAAGGCCAGCATCCCCCTCAACCGGAAGATGCTCGCCGAGATGGCCCTGCGGGACGCGGCCTCCTTCAAGAAGCTCGTCGCCATCGCCACCAAGGGCTGACTTCGCCGTGACGGCGAACCCGCGCGAGGAGTGGGAGAGGGAGTTCAACGACCTCTCCTCCTCCGCTTCCTCTTCGGCCGCCCAGGCCGCGACCCTCGAAGACCTCGAGGCCCTGCGCGTCGCCCTGCTCGGCCGCAAGGGGCGGCTGACCGCCCTGCTCAAGTCCCTCAAGGACCTCGACATCGAGGAGCGCCGGATCCTCGGCCCCCGCGCCAACGGCCTGAAGGACCTCCTCGATAAGGCGCTCTCCGAGCGCCTCGCCTGGCTCCAGGGCGCGGCCATCGAGAAGTCCATCGCCGCCACCGCCGTCGACACGACGCTGCCCGGCGTCCCGGCCGCCCGCGGGAGCCTGCATCCGCTCACGCGGACGATGGACGAGATGACCGAGCTCCTCGGCCGCCTCGGCTTCTCCTGGGCCGAGGGCCCGCACGTCGAGACCGACCACTACAACTTCTCGGCCCTCAACATCCCCGAGGACCATCCGGCCAAGGACTCGCACGACACTTTCTACCTCCGAAACGATGGGCCGGTCGGACTCCTGCTGCGCACGCACACGAGCCCGGTGCAGATCCGCACGCTCGAGTCGCGCCGCCCGCCGGAGCCGGTGCGCATCATCGCCCCCGGCCGCGTGTTCCGCCACGAGAACGCCGACGCCTCGCACTCCTCGGTCTTCCACCAGGTCGAGGGGCTCTACGTCGACCGCGGCGTCACGATGGCGGACCTCAAGGGCACCCTGCGCGTCTTCCTCGAGGGCCTCTTCGGCCCCGGCACGAAGATGCGCCTTCGCCCCTCCTTCTTCCCGTTCACCGAGCCCTCGGCCCAGGTGGACATCCAGT includes the following:
- the rplT gene encoding 50S ribosomal protein L20, with the translated sequence MRIKSGVTTRKHKKKFLKIAKGYYSNKKNRWRMVKQQVEKSLDHAYTGRKDRKGEYRSLWITRINAACRDEGTTYGRFIQGLKKASIPLNRKMLAEMALRDAASFKKLVAIATKG
- the pheS gene encoding phenylalanine--tRNA ligase subunit alpha — encoded protein: MTANPREEWEREFNDLSSSASSSAAQAATLEDLEALRVALLGRKGRLTALLKSLKDLDIEERRILGPRANGLKDLLDKALSERLAWLQGAAIEKSIAATAVDTTLPGVPAARGSLHPLTRTMDEMTELLGRLGFSWAEGPHVETDHYNFSALNIPEDHPAKDSHDTFYLRNDGPVGLLLRTHTSPVQIRTLESRRPPEPVRIIAPGRVFRHENADASHSSVFHQVEGLYVDRGVTMADLKGTLRVFLEGLFGPGTKMRLRPSFFPFTEPSAQVDIQCSLCKGAGCPVCKRLGWLEVLGAGMVHPAVLRGAGYDPEVWSGYAWGMGVERIAMMRRRISDIRLFYQNDLRFLEGWDR
- the rpmI gene encoding 50S ribosomal protein L35, which gives rise to MPKIKSHSGAKKRFLKTASGKWKFKRAGSRHILTPNPSSHGRFLRKDGYLNEVDGEKIRKLLPYA